A window from Tenacibaculum singaporense encodes these proteins:
- a CDS encoding efflux transporter outer membrane subunit, which produces MKRILNKTLVVAVMATTLQSCFVAKDYARPELKETEHLYRTDNLPKDSISMADVSWKDMFTDAHLKQYIDEGLQNNLDIRVAIQQMAAAEAYMKQGKAGYLPSIGVGAKATHQELAKNSQFGSFFNGSLQQYELTGNLSWEADIWGKIRSNKRAGKAGYLQSVAAHQAVKTQLVSAIATTYYQLVALDAQLEITEQTIETRESSVNTIKALKDAGQVNQVAVDQNIAQYNNAKALKVDLEASIFKIENTLNLLLGRTSVVVERSKLSQQQLDAAIKVGVPATLLRNRPDVIAAEYGLINAFEMTNVAKSNFYPSLTVTASGGFQSLELDELLSTNSLFANIIGGLTQPIFNQRKIKTQHEVAKAQQEQALLSFKKTLLTAGNEVSNALFDYKAETEKFEYRKNEVEALRRAEANSEELLKNGYANYLDLLTARERALNAELNVINNKLNQLLSVVNLYEALGGGWK; this is translated from the coding sequence ATGAAACGTATACTAAATAAAACCTTGGTTGTAGCTGTAATGGCTACAACCTTACAAAGTTGTTTTGTTGCTAAGGATTATGCACGTCCTGAGTTAAAAGAAACAGAACATTTGTATAGAACAGATAATTTACCAAAAGACAGTATCTCGATGGCAGATGTGTCTTGGAAGGATATGTTTACTGATGCTCATTTGAAACAATATATTGATGAAGGGCTTCAAAATAACTTAGATATCCGTGTAGCCATACAACAAATGGCAGCAGCAGAAGCTTATATGAAACAAGGTAAAGCAGGGTATTTACCTAGTATTGGTGTAGGAGCAAAAGCTACACACCAAGAGTTGGCAAAAAACAGTCAGTTTGGATCTTTTTTCAATGGAAGTTTACAACAATATGAGTTAACAGGAAATCTTTCTTGGGAAGCTGATATTTGGGGTAAAATACGTAGTAATAAAAGAGCAGGAAAAGCAGGTTATTTACAAAGTGTAGCGGCACATCAAGCAGTAAAAACTCAATTAGTTTCAGCAATAGCAACTACTTATTATCAGTTAGTAGCTTTAGATGCTCAATTGGAAATTACTGAACAAACTATTGAAACAAGAGAGAGTAGTGTAAATACCATTAAAGCTTTAAAAGATGCAGGTCAGGTAAATCAAGTAGCAGTAGATCAAAATATAGCACAGTATAACAATGCAAAAGCATTGAAAGTAGATTTAGAAGCATCCATCTTTAAAATTGAGAATACTTTAAATCTATTACTAGGAAGAACATCAGTAGTTGTTGAAAGAAGTAAACTTTCACAGCAACAATTAGATGCAGCTATTAAAGTAGGTGTTCCAGCTACATTATTAAGAAATAGACCAGATGTTATAGCTGCTGAGTATGGTTTAATTAATGCTTTTGAGATGACAAATGTTGCTAAGAGTAATTTTTATCCATCGTTAACAGTAACAGCAAGTGGAGGATTTCAAAGTTTAGAGTTAGATGAGTTGTTAAGTACCAACTCCTTATTTGCAAATATTATAGGAGGTTTAACACAGCCTATTTTCAATCAAAGAAAAATTAAAACACAGCATGAAGTTGCTAAAGCACAACAAGAACAAGCACTGTTGAGCTTTAAAAAGACTTTGTTAACTGCTGGAAATGAAGTTTCAAATGCACTTTTTGACTATAAAGCAGAAACTGAAAAGTTTGAATATAGAAAAAATGAAGTTGAAGCTTTACGAAGAGCAGAAGCAAACTCAGAAGAGTTGTTAAAAAATGGATATGCAAATTATTTAGATTTATTAACAGCAAGAGAAAGAGCATTGAATGCTGAGTTAAATGTTATCAATAACAAACTAAATCAGTTATTAAGTGTCGTGAATTTATATGAAGCATTAGGAGGTGGTTGGAAGTAA
- a CDS encoding TetR/AcrR family transcriptional regulator: MGNRSKLIKVAKEKFIAFGSKHTTMDEIAELLGISKKTIYACFSSKEELIIESIKELINEFKIDTEPILKSDKTALNKVIEIYKVIFKYVEKFKPSFIFGLKKYYPNAYDAYKEITTDVVSTDIMNLLEEAKEQGEIRPDVDLKLFSKLYLSGLESRLFEADNLFDNYSKEILLEYMIINNLNSLKPAK; this comes from the coding sequence ATGGGTAATAGGTCAAAACTTATTAAGGTAGCCAAAGAAAAATTTATAGCATTTGGCAGTAAGCATACCACAATGGATGAAATAGCTGAGTTACTCGGAATTTCAAAAAAAACTATTTACGCTTGCTTTTCTTCAAAAGAAGAATTGATAATTGAAAGTATCAAAGAATTAATAAATGAATTCAAAATTGACACAGAACCTATTTTAAAATCTGATAAAACAGCGTTAAATAAAGTAATAGAGATATATAAAGTAATTTTTAAGTATGTAGAAAAGTTTAAACCATCATTTATTTTTGGGTTAAAAAAATACTATCCTAATGCTTATGATGCTTATAAGGAAATTACTACGGATGTTGTTTCTACAGATATAATGAATTTACTAGAAGAAGCTAAAGAGCAAGGAGAGATCAGACCAGATGTAGACCTTAAATTGTTTAGTAAATTATATTTAAGCGGACTAGAAAGTCGTTTGTTTGAAGCAGATAATTTGTTTGACAATTACTCAAAAGAAATACTGTTAGAGTATATGATTATTAATAATTTAAACTCTCTAAAACCCGCTAAATAA
- a CDS encoding DNA/RNA non-specific endonuclease, whose amino-acid sequence MSTSRKIKVVITIVALLVGYWLQQKEEANSSSQPTTETASNKTNNFNYFPTSTTGVIIKHNGYQLSYSEKHEQAEWVAYPLDKNDIVYTNRKRPFFIVDPKVKTKSADWRNYKRSGYDKGHLCPAGDRRASKNAHDETFYTSNISPQNHEFNAGIWNKLEQKTRYWAKKYNHLYVVTGGVLEPNLKTIGKEKVSVPNYFYKVLLDYTQPEIKAIAFLLPHKESNKPLSDFVVSIDELEQKTGIDFFPELPDNIENQLEASANYKNWSFR is encoded by the coding sequence ATGAGTACTTCAAGGAAAATAAAGGTTGTTATTACCATTGTTGCTTTACTTGTAGGTTATTGGTTACAACAAAAAGAAGAAGCTAATAGTTCTTCTCAACCTACAACTGAAACAGCCAGTAATAAAACTAATAACTTCAATTACTTTCCTACCTCAACAACTGGAGTCATTATAAAACATAATGGCTACCAGTTATCATATAGCGAAAAACACGAACAAGCCGAATGGGTTGCTTATCCTTTAGATAAAAATGATATTGTTTATACCAATCGTAAGCGTCCATTTTTTATTGTAGACCCCAAGGTGAAGACAAAATCTGCAGATTGGAGAAATTATAAAAGATCTGGTTATGACAAAGGACACTTATGTCCTGCTGGTGATAGACGTGCCTCTAAAAATGCTCATGATGAAACTTTTTACACCTCAAACATTTCTCCTCAAAACCACGAGTTTAATGCTGGAATTTGGAATAAATTAGAACAAAAAACTCGTTATTGGGCAAAGAAGTATAATCATTTGTATGTTGTTACTGGTGGTGTTTTAGAACCTAATTTGAAAACTATAGGAAAGGAAAAAGTAAGTGTTCCTAATTATTTTTATAAGGTTTTACTAGATTATACTCAACCTGAAATTAAAGCCATTGCTTTTTTACTTCCCCATAAGGAAAGTAACAAACCGCTATCTGATTTTGTAGTTTCTATTGATGAATTAGAACAAAAAACAGGTATTGATTTCTTCCCTGAATTACCTGATAATATTGAAAATCAACTAGAGGCTTCTGCTAATTATAAAAATTGGAGTTTTAGGTGA
- a CDS encoding acyl-CoA thioesterase, giving the protein MSFSVEFKTRWADFDANIHMRHTAYNDYAAELRLRFFKEHNVTVQDFTKEKVGPILFEENTKFLREIHMGEDITVNLKVTGLSGKGERWKIQHEVFNQAGKLSAIITVYGAWLDLVKRKLTVPPVKFQEIFNEVEKTEDFKEIVLSN; this is encoded by the coding sequence ATGAGTTTTAGTGTTGAGTTTAAAACACGATGGGCAGATTTTGATGCCAACATACACATGCGTCATACCGCATATAACGATTATGCTGCTGAATTACGTTTACGTTTTTTTAAAGAGCATAATGTAACTGTTCAAGATTTTACTAAGGAAAAAGTTGGTCCTATTTTATTTGAAGAAAACACCAAGTTTTTACGTGAAATACATATGGGTGAAGATATTACTGTAAACCTAAAAGTTACTGGTTTATCCGGAAAAGGTGAACGTTGGAAAATTCAACATGAAGTTTTTAATCAAGCAGGTAAACTCTCTGCAATTATCACTGTTTATGGTGCTTGGTTAGATTTGGTTAAACGTAAACTAACTGTACCTCCTGTTAAATTTCAAGAGATTTTTAATGAAGTTGAAAAAACTGAAGATTTTAAAGAAATTGTGTTAAGTAATTAA
- a CDS encoding ABC transporter permease: MNNNTGTSLWQIAIQKFKRSKTGMFSFGYIILCGFIAVFCYVLAPDNSNSANQMHLEIHSKPPGFSVQLLSIPSEIKNQQSWFSVFMEGKQNSSTEIPIKSFSVKNNQLEIIKYSDGLPKEFPVSYEQYIQQKTFYLGTDKYGRDLLSRLLIGARISFFIGFIAVFISLLIGIPIGAIAGYFGGKIDDFIMWVINITWSIPTLLLVIAITLALGKGFWQVFIAVGLTMWVEVARVVRGQVITTKQQQYVEAAKALGFSDFRIIFKHILPNILAPIIVISAANFAAAILIESGLSFLGIGAQPPTPSWGAMIKNHYNYIILGKPYLALIPGIAIMSLVMAFMLIGNTLRDALDVKA, translated from the coding sequence GTGAATAATAATACAGGTACATCTTTATGGCAAATAGCCATCCAAAAATTTAAACGTAGTAAAACAGGCATGTTTAGTTTTGGGTATATTATTTTATGCGGATTTATTGCTGTTTTTTGTTATGTTTTAGCTCCAGACAACAGTAACTCTGCCAATCAAATGCATTTAGAAATTCATTCTAAACCTCCTGGTTTTTCTGTGCAACTATTAAGCATTCCTTCAGAAATAAAAAACCAACAATCGTGGTTTTCTGTTTTTATGGAGGGAAAGCAAAATTCATCAACAGAAATACCTATAAAATCATTTTCTGTTAAAAATAATCAGTTAGAAATTATTAAGTACTCCGATGGTTTACCAAAAGAATTTCCTGTTTCTTACGAACAATACATTCAGCAAAAAACATTTTATTTAGGAACTGATAAATATGGTCGTGACTTATTAAGCAGGTTATTGATTGGTGCTAGAATTTCGTTTTTTATTGGATTTATAGCTGTATTTATTTCTCTTTTAATAGGAATTCCTATTGGAGCTATTGCAGGTTATTTTGGTGGAAAGATAGATGATTTTATTATGTGGGTTATCAATATCACTTGGTCTATTCCAACTCTCTTACTTGTTATTGCCATCACTTTGGCTTTGGGTAAAGGTTTTTGGCAAGTTTTTATTGCGGTGGGATTAACTATGTGGGTAGAAGTTGCCCGTGTAGTTCGTGGTCAAGTAATTACTACCAAACAGCAGCAATATGTAGAAGCTGCCAAAGCTTTAGGTTTTTCTGATTTTAGAATTATCTTCAAACATATTTTACCTAACATTTTAGCGCCTATCATCGTAATTTCCGCCGCTAATTTTGCAGCTGCTATTTTAATTGAAAGCGGATTGAGTTTTTTAGGTATTGGAGCCCAACCTCCTACTCCTTCTTGGGGTGCTATGATTAAAAATCATTATAACTACATTATTCTTGGAAAACCTTATTTAGCTCTTATTCCTGGAATTGCTATTATGAGTTTGGTAATGGCATTTATGTTAATTGGAAACACACTTCGTGATGCTTTGGATGTGAAAGCTTAA
- a CDS encoding mechanosensitive ion channel family protein → MFNKFFYRIFKEHFSFSETLAIYLNLFTNLIVFGILGYILFKIFRYIGKRTVNKMAAKTSTSFDDMLIKNKAFLNLSRIVILTIVFNFLKDILVDFPHLFTYAERIATIAIIFAIVWFIRSILLSVKDFLRTTNAFKDKPLESYVQIFMVIMWLIAAISSFSVLTGKPLIRFLTALGAFSAVLLLIFKDTILGFVSSIQVAVNDTVRIGDWITMEKYGADGDVVEINLTSVIIRNFDNTISSIPTYYLTSDSFKNWRTMNTSGGRRIKRSILIKINSIHFLSDEDIERFKKIELISDYIEKSSKEVKKYNEENNVDKSVILNGRNLTNFGTFRIYLDKYIENHPKINQDMLLMSRQLEPTPNGIPLEIYAFSREKNWVDYERVMANIFDHILASVKYFDLEVFQNPSSIDINNLKEIQKSE, encoded by the coding sequence ATGTTTAACAAGTTTTTTTACAGAATTTTTAAAGAACATTTTTCATTCTCAGAAACGCTTGCCATTTACCTAAACTTATTTACAAACCTAATTGTATTTGGAATTTTAGGTTATATCTTATTCAAAATATTTAGGTATATTGGTAAAAGAACAGTGAATAAAATGGCTGCAAAAACATCAACTAGTTTTGATGATATGCTTATTAAAAACAAAGCTTTTTTAAATCTTTCTAGAATTGTTATTCTTACTATTGTTTTTAATTTTTTAAAAGACATTTTAGTTGATTTCCCTCACTTGTTTACTTATGCTGAACGTATAGCCACTATTGCCATTATTTTTGCTATTGTTTGGTTTATACGCAGTATTTTACTGAGTGTTAAAGATTTTCTTCGTACCACCAATGCTTTTAAAGACAAACCTTTAGAAAGCTATGTGCAAATTTTCATGGTAATCATGTGGCTTATTGCTGCTATATCATCTTTTTCTGTATTAACAGGAAAACCTTTAATTAGATTCTTAACTGCATTAGGTGCTTTTTCAGCAGTATTATTATTAATTTTTAAGGACACCATTCTTGGTTTTGTATCAAGTATTCAAGTAGCAGTAAATGATACTGTTAGAATTGGAGACTGGATTACTATGGAAAAATATGGTGCTGATGGTGATGTGGTTGAAATTAACCTTACTTCTGTAATTATTAGAAATTTTGATAATACAATATCTAGCATTCCTACGTATTACCTAACATCCGATTCTTTTAAGAACTGGAGAACAATGAATACTTCAGGTGGTAGACGTATAAAGCGCTCAATTTTAATTAAAATAAATAGCATTCACTTTCTTTCTGATGAAGATATTGAGCGCTTTAAAAAGATTGAGTTAATTTCTGACTATATTGAAAAAAGTAGCAAGGAAGTAAAAAAATACAACGAAGAAAACAATGTAGATAAATCGGTAATTCTAAACGGTAGAAACCTTACCAATTTTGGAACTTTCAGAATTTATTTAGATAAATACATTGAAAATCATCCAAAAATAAATCAAGATATGTTGTTAATGTCTCGTCAGTTAGAACCTACTCCTAATGGAATTCCACTAGAAATTTATGCCTTTAGTAGAGAAAAAAACTGGGTAGATTACGAACGTGTTATGGCTAATATTTTTGATCATATTTTAGCTTCTGTAAAATATTTTGATTTGGAAGTTTTTCAAAATCCATCAAGTATTGATATCAATAACTTGAAAGAAATACAAAAGAGTGAATAA
- a CDS encoding queuosine precursor transporter, giving the protein MTVQQKSQAQLIYLVLASLFIASLVTSNLIFQKFFYWEPFNLFRFEVSVGILPYPITFLITDILSEIYGKKKANRVVVAGIFASFFSMLIILVADYAPAIDSSPIDNKIFTKVFGLSPLAVLASMLAYLAAQFIDIRIFHFWKRLTKGKHLWLRNNFSTFLSQFIDTFTVLFLLSSFKILPWSIFGSLLLSGFLFKVIIAALDTPVLYVVVYWFRKKFGLKIGEEITEF; this is encoded by the coding sequence ATGACTGTACAACAAAAATCTCAAGCACAACTTATTTATCTAGTTTTAGCTTCGTTATTTATAGCCTCTCTTGTAACTTCAAACCTTATTTTTCAGAAGTTTTTTTATTGGGAACCCTTTAATTTATTTCGTTTTGAAGTATCTGTTGGAATACTTCCGTATCCTATTACTTTTTTAATTACAGATATTCTTTCTGAAATTTATGGTAAGAAAAAAGCGAATAGAGTTGTCGTAGCAGGAATTTTTGCTTCCTTTTTTTCTATGTTAATTATTTTAGTAGCTGATTATGCTCCTGCAATTGACAGCTCTCCTATTGATAATAAAATCTTTACCAAAGTTTTTGGTCTTTCTCCTTTAGCGGTATTAGCTTCTATGTTAGCTTACTTAGCTGCTCAATTTATAGACATTCGTATTTTTCATTTTTGGAAAAGATTAACTAAAGGAAAACATTTATGGCTTCGTAATAATTTTTCTACCTTTTTGTCACAATTTATAGATACTTTTACCGTATTATTTTTATTGAGTTCTTTTAAAATACTTCCTTGGAGTATTTTTGGTAGCCTTTTACTTAGCGGTTTTTTATTCAAAGTCATTATTGCAGCACTAGACACCCCTGTTTTGTATGTTGTTGTATATTGGTTTAGAAAAAAGTTCGGCTTAAAAATAGGAGAAGAAATCACAGAATTTTAA
- the fabD gene encoding ACP S-malonyltransferase translates to MKAYIFPGQGAQFTGMGLDLYENSPLAQELFEKANNILGFSITDVMFEGTAEELKQTKVTQPAIFLHSVILAKVLGDDFKPEMVAGHSLGELSALVANGVLSFEDGLKLVSKRALAMQKACEIQPSTMAAVLGLEDAVVEEVCASIDGVVVAANYNCPGQLVISGEIEAVEKACEVLKEKGAKRALLLPVGGAFHSPMMEPAREELAAAIEETTFNEPMCPVYQNVVAKAVTNPAEIKENLIAQLTAPVRWTQCVQAMITDGGAEFVEVGPGKVLQGLMRKIDRSVAASGASLA, encoded by the coding sequence ATGAAAGCGTATATTTTTCCAGGTCAAGGAGCACAATTTACAGGAATGGGGTTAGATTTATATGAAAACTCTCCATTAGCTCAAGAACTTTTTGAAAAAGCAAATAATATATTAGGATTTAGTATTACCGACGTAATGTTTGAAGGTACTGCTGAAGAATTAAAACAAACTAAAGTAACGCAACCAGCTATCTTTTTACATTCAGTAATTTTAGCAAAAGTTTTAGGAGATGATTTTAAACCAGAAATGGTTGCTGGTCACTCTTTAGGAGAATTATCAGCGTTAGTAGCGAATGGTGTATTGTCTTTTGAAGATGGATTAAAATTGGTTTCTAAACGTGCTTTAGCAATGCAAAAAGCATGTGAAATTCAACCGTCTACTATGGCAGCAGTGTTAGGATTAGAAGATGCTGTAGTTGAAGAAGTTTGTGCTTCAATTGATGGAGTAGTAGTTGCAGCAAATTATAACTGTCCAGGGCAATTAGTAATTTCTGGTGAAATTGAAGCTGTAGAAAAAGCATGTGAAGTATTAAAAGAAAAAGGAGCAAAGAGAGCGTTACTTTTACCAGTAGGAGGAGCATTTCATTCACCAATGATGGAGCCAGCTCGTGAAGAATTAGCTGCAGCTATTGAAGAAACTACATTTAATGAGCCTATGTGTCCAGTATACCAAAATGTGGTAGCGAAAGCAGTAACAAATCCTGCTGAAATTAAAGAAAACTTAATAGCGCAATTAACAGCGCCAGTAAGATGGACGCAATGTGTGCAAGCAATGATTACTGATGGTGGTGCTGAGTTTGTTGAAGTTGGTCCAGGTAAAGTATTACAAGGATTAATGCGTAAAATTGATAGAAGTGTAGCTGCTAGTGGTGCTTCTTTAGCATAA
- a CDS encoding MFS transporter — protein MDQKIKTLKVIHLALVAGVALAFTILGNFKTIFDMVIDNSSLLYAFIPAIAYVASNFIFKNMLRNIQKDASNEEKLAIYQSASIARWAIIEGACFLILILKPDFLLLGVILLIYLILLAPKKAQIFQTLDIRS, from the coding sequence ATGGATCAAAAAATTAAAACCTTAAAAGTTATTCACCTTGCTTTAGTTGCTGGAGTTGCTCTTGCTTTTACAATTCTGGGTAATTTTAAAACTATATTTGATATGGTGATTGATAACTCATCGTTATTATATGCTTTTATTCCAGCAATTGCTTATGTTGCTAGTAACTTCATCTTTAAAAACATGTTGAGAAACATTCAAAAAGATGCTAGTAATGAAGAGAAACTTGCGATTTATCAGTCTGCTTCTATAGCTAGATGGGCTATTATTGAAGGTGCTTGCTTTTTGATTTTAATTTTAAAACCTGATTTTTTATTGTTAGGAGTAATCTTATTAATTTATTTAATTCTTTTAGCTCCAAAAAAAGCACAAATATTCCAAACCTTAGATATCAGAAGCTAA
- a CDS encoding DegT/DnrJ/EryC1/StrS family aminotransferase — MRKIQMVDLQSQYQKIKDTVDASIQEVLNSSAYINGPYVHGFQADLENYLGVKHVIPCANGTDALQIAMMGLGLEPGDEVITADFTFAATVEVIGLLKLTPVLVDVEPDTFNIDIEALKKAITPKTKAIVPVHLFGQCANMEAILEVAKEHNLFVIEDNAQAIGADYTFSNGTKKKAGTIGNVGTTSFFPSKNLGCYGDGGAIFTNDDELAHTLRGMVNHGMYKRYYHDVVGVNSRLDSIQAAVLKAKLPLLDSYCDARRKAAEYYSNAFANNPNIITPTISDFTTHVFHQYTLRITNGKRNELHQHLLDNGIPNAIYYPVPLHAQKAYQDDRYNEDDFTVTNQLIDEVISLPMHTELDEEQLALITKTVNDFIQ; from the coding sequence ATGAGAAAAATTCAAATGGTTGACTTACAAAGTCAATATCAAAAAATAAAAGATACAGTTGATGCTTCTATTCAAGAAGTTTTAAATTCTTCAGCATATATTAACGGACCCTATGTTCATGGATTCCAAGCAGATTTAGAGAATTATTTAGGTGTTAAACATGTAATTCCGTGTGCTAATGGTACTGATGCTCTACAAATAGCCATGATGGGCTTAGGGTTAGAGCCAGGAGACGAGGTAATTACTGCTGATTTCACATTTGCTGCAACTGTTGAGGTTATCGGTTTATTAAAATTAACTCCTGTTTTAGTTGATGTTGAACCTGATACTTTTAATATTGACATTGAAGCTTTAAAAAAAGCAATTACTCCTAAAACAAAAGCTATTGTCCCTGTTCATTTATTCGGACAATGTGCTAACATGGAAGCTATTTTAGAAGTTGCTAAAGAACATAACTTATTTGTAATAGAAGATAATGCCCAAGCCATTGGAGCAGATTATACTTTTTCTAACGGAACGAAGAAAAAAGCTGGAACTATTGGAAATGTAGGAACTACCTCTTTCTTCCCTTCTAAAAACTTAGGTTGCTATGGTGATGGTGGAGCTATTTTTACTAATGATGATGAATTAGCACATACACTTCGCGGAATGGTTAATCATGGAATGTATAAGCGCTACTACCACGATGTTGTTGGAGTGAATTCTCGTTTAGATTCTATTCAGGCTGCTGTATTAAAAGCTAAATTACCTTTATTGGATAGTTATTGCGATGCTCGTAGAAAAGCTGCGGAATATTATTCAAACGCTTTTGCTAACAATCCAAATATTATCACACCAACTATAAGTGATTTTACAACGCATGTTTTCCATCAGTATACATTGAGAATTACTAACGGAAAGCGTAATGAGTTACATCAACATTTATTAGATAACGGAATTCCAAATGCTATTTATTATCCTGTTCCGTTACATGCTCAAAAAGCATATCAAGATGATAGATATAATGAAGATGACTTTACAGTAACTAACCAGTTGATTGATGAAGTTATTTCGTTACCAATGCATACAGAATTAGATGAAGAACAACTAGCGCTTATTACTAAAACTGTGAATGACTTTATTCAATAA